One stretch of Methyloversatilis sp. RAC08 DNA includes these proteins:
- a CDS encoding sulfite exporter TauE/SafE family protein — protein sequence MIFFPDTEFVLACLLLGTVTGFLAGLLGIGGGALLVPILVSLFERLHVTPDHILHLALGTSMAAIVASAAISLRTHHAHGAVDWPTVRTMTIGVLIGTLFGTFIAREVSTQVLSLIFAVFIGYVALTMLIGFKPKPARQLPGAGGLIVAGSGIGVVSALVAIGGGALTVPFLTWCNRDIRQAIGTSAALGLPIALGGTAGYIFNGWGVPDMPPQVLGYVHLPALAAIVAGSLFTTQLGARAAHRLPVPLIKRLFSLLLVALAVRMLWKLWNA from the coding sequence ATGATTTTCTTCCCCGATACCGAGTTCGTGCTCGCCTGCCTGTTGCTGGGCACCGTCACAGGCTTCCTGGCCGGATTGCTGGGCATCGGCGGTGGCGCTCTGCTGGTGCCGATTCTGGTCAGCCTGTTCGAACGGCTGCACGTCACGCCCGACCACATCCTGCATCTGGCGCTCGGCACCTCGATGGCGGCCATCGTCGCGTCGGCCGCGATCAGCCTGCGCACCCACCATGCGCACGGCGCGGTCGACTGGCCAACCGTGCGCACGATGACCATAGGCGTGCTGATCGGCACCCTGTTCGGCACCTTCATCGCGCGCGAAGTGTCGACCCAGGTGCTGTCACTGATCTTCGCGGTGTTCATCGGCTACGTCGCACTGACCATGCTGATCGGTTTCAAGCCCAAGCCTGCCCGTCAGTTGCCCGGAGCAGGCGGTTTGATCGTGGCCGGTAGCGGCATAGGCGTGGTGTCGGCGCTGGTCGCCATCGGCGGCGGCGCGCTGACGGTGCCCTTCCTGACCTGGTGCAACCGCGACATCCGTCAGGCCATCGGCACCTCTGCCGCGCTCGGCCTGCCGATCGCGCTTGGCGGCACGGCCGGCTACATCTTCAATGGCTGGGGCGTGCCGGACATGCCGCCGCAGGTGCTGGGCTATGTGCACCTGCCGGCGCTGGCCGCCATCGTCGCGGGCAGCCTGTTCACGACACAGCTCGGCGCGCGCGCCGCACACCGGCTGCCGGTGCCGCTGATCAAGCGGCTGTTTTCGCTGCTGCTGGTCGCGCTGGCCGTGCGCATGCTGTGGAAGCTGTGGAACGCCTGA
- a CDS encoding 2-dehydropantoate 2-reductase, translated as MKIAVVGAGAIGGYLAVKLSRAGNEVTCIARGPNLAAIQAKGMSLMLEDGTVEHAPDIRGVQKMTDAGVQDVILLTLKAHQVKDVAADMRALFGPDTMVVTMQNGIPWWYFHKLAGDYEGTPVTSVDPDGIVAANIEVERVIGSVVYPASELVEPGVIKLIEGNRFTLGELDGSRSPRIEALSQAMIAAGFKSPVSKDIRSEMWVKLWGNLSFNPISALTHATLEDICRFPLTRELAANMMREAQSVGEKLGVEFKIALDKRIAGAEAVGAHKTSMLQDVEAGRPLEFEALVGSVRELGRITGIPTPNIDAVYALVSLLARTLSDKRGKLAIAG; from the coding sequence ATGAAGATTGCAGTCGTTGGCGCAGGCGCCATCGGTGGTTATCTGGCCGTGAAGCTGTCGCGTGCCGGCAATGAAGTCACCTGCATCGCGCGTGGCCCCAACCTCGCCGCCATCCAGGCGAAGGGCATGTCGCTGATGCTGGAAGACGGCACGGTCGAGCACGCGCCGGACATCCGCGGCGTGCAGAAGATGACGGACGCCGGCGTGCAGGACGTGATCCTGCTGACGCTCAAGGCGCATCAGGTGAAGGATGTCGCGGCCGACATGCGGGCGCTGTTCGGCCCGGACACGATGGTCGTGACGATGCAGAACGGCATTCCGTGGTGGTACTTCCACAAGCTGGCCGGCGATTACGAGGGCACGCCGGTCACTTCGGTGGACCCGGACGGCATCGTCGCCGCGAACATCGAAGTCGAGCGGGTCATCGGCAGCGTGGTGTATCCGGCGTCCGAACTGGTCGAGCCGGGCGTCATCAAGCTGATCGAAGGCAATCGCTTCACGCTGGGCGAACTCGACGGTTCGCGCTCGCCGCGCATCGAGGCGCTGTCGCAGGCCATGATCGCCGCCGGCTTCAAATCGCCGGTGTCGAAGGACATCCGCTCCGAAATGTGGGTGAAGCTGTGGGGCAATCTGAGCTTCAACCCGATTTCGGCGCTGACGCATGCCACGCTGGAAGACATCTGCCGCTTCCCGCTGACCCGCGAACTGGCGGCCAACATGATGCGCGAGGCGCAATCGGTCGGCGAGAAGCTGGGCGTTGAATTCAAGATCGCGCTCGACAAGCGCATCGCCGGTGCCGAAGCGGTCGGCGCGCACAAGACCTCGATGCTGCAGGACGTCGAAGCCGGCCGGCCGCTCGAATTCGAGGCGCTGGTCGGCTCGGTGCGTGAACTGGGCCGCATCACCGGCATCCCGACGCCGAACATCGATGCGGTGTATGCGCTGGTGTCGCTGCTGGCGCGCACGCTGTCGGACAAGCGCGGCAAGCTGGCCATCGCCGGTTGA
- a CDS encoding tripartite tricarboxylate transporter permease: MDELNNLMHGFSVAMTLPNLGFMVLGVTLGILIGVLPGLGGANGIAILLPLTFSMDQTSAIIMLSCIYWGALFGGAITSILFNIPGEPWSVATTFDGYPMAQQGRAGAALTAAFTSSFVGAFFAVLLITFLAPLVARFALKFGAAEMFAVQMLTFCSFVGMSKEPPAKTLAVMALGFALAAVGMDTVTGTLRMTYGVTELLKGFDFLIAVIGLFGIGEILLTMEEGLAFKGKSAKIQLDVVLKTWAELLRYWKTSIRSVLVGCWMGVTPGGATPASFMAYGLARRGAKDKDSFGKGNIEGVVAPETAAHAAGTSALLPMLTLGIPGSPTAAVLLGGLLIWGLQPGPLLFTEKPDFVWGLIASMYLGNIVGLIIVLTTVPWWAAILRIPFSVIGPIIIVICAIGAYTVHSSIFDVVMMLVFGVFGYLFKKLRYPLAPLVLALVLGDMAESSFRQSMLLSQGSLDIFWANPLVGGLMALSFVMLLWPIVPVLKHQLRRRT; the protein is encoded by the coding sequence ATGGACGAACTCAATAACCTCATGCACGGGTTCAGCGTCGCGATGACGCTGCCCAACCTGGGCTTCATGGTGCTCGGCGTCACGCTGGGCATCCTGATCGGCGTGCTGCCCGGTCTGGGCGGTGCCAACGGCATCGCCATCCTGCTGCCGCTGACCTTTTCGATGGACCAGACCTCGGCCATCATCATGCTGTCCTGCATCTACTGGGGCGCATTGTTCGGTGGCGCGATCACGTCGATCCTGTTCAACATTCCGGGTGAGCCGTGGTCTGTCGCGACCACGTTCGACGGCTATCCGATGGCGCAGCAGGGACGCGCGGGTGCCGCGCTGACCGCGGCGTTCACGTCGTCCTTCGTCGGTGCGTTCTTCGCCGTGCTGCTGATCACCTTCCTCGCTCCCCTGGTGGCGAGGTTCGCGCTGAAATTCGGTGCGGCGGAAATGTTCGCGGTGCAGATGCTCACCTTCTGTTCGTTTGTCGGCATGAGCAAGGAGCCACCGGCCAAGACGCTGGCCGTGATGGCACTGGGTTTCGCGCTGGCCGCGGTCGGCATGGACACGGTGACCGGCACGTTGCGCATGACCTATGGCGTGACCGAACTGCTGAAGGGTTTCGACTTCCTGATCGCGGTGATCGGCCTGTTCGGCATCGGCGAAATCCTGCTGACGATGGAAGAAGGCCTGGCTTTCAAGGGCAAGAGCGCGAAGATCCAGCTCGACGTGGTGCTGAAGACCTGGGCTGAACTGCTGCGCTACTGGAAAACCTCGATCCGCTCGGTACTGGTCGGCTGCTGGATGGGCGTCACGCCGGGCGGTGCCACGCCGGCCTCCTTCATGGCCTACGGCCTGGCCCGTCGCGGTGCAAAGGACAAGGATTCGTTCGGCAAGGGCAACATCGAAGGCGTGGTGGCGCCGGAAACCGCGGCGCACGCAGCCGGCACGTCGGCCCTGCTGCCGATGCTGACGCTGGGCATTCCGGGTTCGCCGACCGCCGCCGTGCTGCTGGGCGGCCTGCTGATCTGGGGCCTGCAGCCGGGTCCGCTGCTGTTCACCGAAAAACCGGACTTCGTATGGGGCCTGATCGCCTCGATGTATCTGGGCAACATCGTCGGCCTGATCATCGTGCTGACCACCGTGCCGTGGTGGGCAGCCATCCTGCGCATTCCGTTCTCGGTCATCGGCCCGATCATCATCGTCATCTGCGCGATCGGCGCCTACACGGTGCACAGCTCGATCTTCGACGTGGTGATGATGCTGGTGTTCGGCGTGTTCGGTTACCTGTTCAAGAAGCTGCGCTATCCGCTCGCGCCTCTGGTGCTCGCGCTGGTGCTGGGCGACATGGCCGAGTCTAGCTTCCGCCAGTCGATGCTGCTGTCGCAGGGCAGTCTGGACATCTTCTGGGCGAATCCGCTGGTCGGCGGCCTGATGGCCTTGTCGTTCGTGATGCTGCTGTGGCCCATAGTGCCGGTGCTGAAGCACCAGCTGCGCCGCCGCACTTGA
- a CDS encoding tripartite tricarboxylate transporter TctB family protein has translation MERSEEAAEAGLSNRWPELLVALFLFVMGIIAVIDSIRVGIGWEEGEGPRAGYFPFYIGCILLASSGWILITALMKFRRAQPQFASWTELRSVMQMLVPLTIYVAAVVFLGIYVSSLVLIAFFMKVHGKFGWLATAITSIGVPLGAFLLFERWFLVPLPKGPIELMLGL, from the coding sequence ATGGAGCGATCCGAGGAAGCCGCTGAAGCCGGCTTGTCCAACCGCTGGCCGGAACTACTGGTCGCGCTGTTCCTGTTCGTCATGGGAATCATCGCGGTCATCGACAGCATCCGCGTCGGCATCGGCTGGGAAGAGGGCGAAGGCCCGCGCGCCGGCTACTTCCCGTTCTACATCGGCTGCATCCTGCTGGCGTCAAGCGGCTGGATCCTGATCACCGCGCTGATGAAGTTCAGGCGCGCGCAGCCGCAGTTCGCCAGCTGGACTGAACTGCGCTCGGTGATGCAGATGCTGGTGCCGCTGACCATCTATGTGGCGGCAGTGGTGTTCCTGGGCATTTACGTGTCTTCGCTGGTGCTGATCGCCTTCTTCATGAAGGTGCACGGCAAATTCGGCTGGCTGGCCACGGCGATCACCTCGATCGGCGTGCCGCTGGGCGCCTTCCTGCTGTTCGAGCGCTGGTTTCTCGTGCCGCTTCCAAAAGGTCCGATCGAGCTGATGCTCGGTCTGTGA
- a CDS encoding Bug family tripartite tricarboxylate transporter substrate binding protein, whose product MIEFKNWAARALVSAVAAIGLTGAAHAWEPTKPVEFVVPAGTGGGADQMARFIQGIVAKNKLMEQPLVVVNKSGGAGAEGFLEVKGAKGNPHKIIITLSNLFTTPLATGVPFNWRDLTPGAMLALDQFVLWVNADAPYKTAKEYIDDIKAKPASTFKMAGTGSKQEDQIITAMIDKATGKKMIYVPFKGGGDVAVQLVGGHVNSTVNNPIEAEAHWRGGKLRPLCIMDTEKLTYTEKVTDTQSWADIPTCKSAGVPIEYLMLRGIFLAPGVTQEQVDFYVNLFKKVRETPEWADFMKKGAFKQTFMSGKEFADWVGKTEAMHYGLMKDAGFLAK is encoded by the coding sequence ATGATCGAGTTCAAGAACTGGGCCGCAAGAGCCCTGGTATCTGCGGTTGCAGCGATCGGCCTGACCGGTGCTGCACATGCGTGGGAACCGACCAAGCCGGTCGAGTTCGTCGTGCCGGCCGGCACCGGCGGCGGCGCCGACCAGATGGCCCGTTTCATCCAGGGCATCGTGGCCAAGAACAAGTTGATGGAGCAACCGCTCGTCGTCGTCAACAAGTCGGGTGGCGCCGGAGCCGAAGGATTCCTCGAGGTGAAGGGTGCCAAGGGCAATCCGCACAAGATCATCATCACGCTGTCGAATCTGTTCACCACGCCGCTGGCGACCGGTGTCCCGTTCAACTGGCGTGACCTGACGCCGGGCGCGATGCTCGCACTCGACCAGTTCGTGTTGTGGGTGAATGCCGACGCGCCGTACAAGACGGCCAAGGAATACATCGACGACATCAAGGCCAAGCCGGCCAGCACGTTCAAGATGGCCGGTACCGGCTCGAAGCAGGAAGACCAGATCATCACCGCGATGATCGACAAGGCCACCGGCAAGAAGATGATTTACGTGCCGTTCAAGGGCGGCGGCGATGTGGCGGTGCAACTGGTCGGCGGTCATGTCAATTCGACCGTCAACAACCCGATCGAAGCCGAAGCCCACTGGCGTGGCGGCAAGCTGCGCCCGCTGTGCATCATGGACACCGAAAAGCTGACCTACACCGAAAAGGTGACGGATACGCAGTCCTGGGCCGACATTCCGACCTGCAAGAGCGCCGGCGTGCCGATCGAGTACCTGATGCTGCGCGGCATTTTCCTCGCCCCGGGCGTCACGCAGGAACAGGTGGACTTCTACGTCAATCTGTTCAAGAAGGTGCGTGAAACACCGGAATGGGCCGATTTCATGAAGAAGGGCGCTTTCAAGCAGACCTTCATGAGCGGCAAGGAATTCGCCGACTGGGTGGGCAAGACCGAAGCGATGCACTACGGCCTGATGAAGGACGCCGGCTTCCTCGCCAAGTAA
- a CDS encoding acyl--CoA ligase: MSATSTLIELFSTGADASVALSAPARSDLSFGQLRALMARTIARLNALGIGRNDRVAIVLPNGPDMASAFISIAAGATAAPLNAGYRAEEFEFYLSDLNARALVVDRGSVSPAIEVAKKLGVRVIDLVAQDAAGDFTLEPREAADVSAPAHPGNAQPDDVALVLHTSGTTSRPKIVPLTQRNVCASAQNICATLAFTEKDRGLNIMPLFHIHGLIAGIMAPLSAGASVFCTPGFDALKFFSWMDEARPTWYTAVPTMHQAILSRASRNKETIARNPLRFLRSSSSSIPPQVIRELEEVFGAPLIEAYGMTEASHQMASNPLPPRPRKPGAVGLAAGPEVEIMDDDGNILPAGEIGEIVIRGANVTPGYENNEKANKEGFTHGWFRTGDQGSKDAEGYLSLTGRLKEIINRGGEKISPREVDEVLMDHPAVSQVVTFGIPHPKLGEEVGAVVVLREGQSATDKEIQAFAATKLADFKVPRKILFMDEIPKGATGKLQRIGLAQKLGLGT; encoded by the coding sequence ATGTCGGCCACCTCTACGCTGATCGAGCTGTTTTCCACTGGAGCCGATGCATCCGTCGCGCTGTCTGCGCCGGCGCGTTCGGACCTGAGCTTCGGTCAGCTGCGTGCCCTGATGGCACGCACCATCGCACGCCTGAACGCGCTCGGCATCGGCCGCAATGATCGCGTCGCCATCGTGCTGCCGAACGGCCCGGACATGGCCAGCGCATTCATCAGCATCGCCGCCGGCGCCACGGCTGCGCCGCTCAACGCCGGCTATCGTGCGGAAGAATTCGAGTTCTATCTTTCCGACCTGAACGCCCGGGCGCTCGTGGTCGACCGCGGCAGCGTGTCGCCGGCCATCGAGGTGGCGAAGAAGCTGGGTGTTCGCGTCATCGATCTGGTGGCGCAGGACGCCGCTGGAGATTTCACGCTGGAGCCGCGCGAGGCGGCCGACGTGTCTGCGCCGGCGCACCCGGGCAATGCCCAGCCGGACGATGTGGCACTCGTGCTGCACACCTCGGGCACGACCTCACGCCCGAAGATCGTGCCGCTGACCCAGCGCAACGTGTGCGCTTCGGCGCAGAACATCTGCGCAACGCTTGCCTTCACCGAAAAGGATCGCGGCCTGAACATCATGCCGCTGTTCCATATCCATGGCCTGATCGCCGGCATCATGGCGCCGCTGTCCGCCGGCGCATCGGTGTTCTGCACGCCGGGCTTCGACGCACTGAAGTTCTTCTCCTGGATGGATGAAGCGCGTCCGACCTGGTACACCGCGGTGCCGACGATGCACCAGGCCATCCTGTCACGCGCATCGCGCAACAAGGAAACGATTGCCCGCAACCCGCTGCGCTTCCTGCGCTCGTCGTCGTCGTCGATTCCGCCGCAGGTCATCCGCGAACTGGAAGAGGTGTTCGGGGCACCGCTGATCGAGGCATACGGCATGACGGAAGCTTCGCACCAGATGGCGTCCAACCCGCTGCCGCCGCGTCCGCGCAAGCCGGGTGCCGTCGGACTGGCGGCCGGTCCCGAAGTGGAAATCATGGACGACGACGGCAACATCCTGCCGGCTGGCGAGATCGGCGAAATCGTCATCCGCGGCGCCAACGTGACGCCTGGCTACGAAAACAACGAGAAGGCGAACAAGGAAGGTTTCACGCACGGCTGGTTCCGCACCGGTGATCAGGGCAGCAAGGACGCCGAGGGCTATCTGTCGCTGACCGGTCGCCTGAAGGAAATCATCAACCGCGGTGGCGAGAAGATTTCGCCGCGCGAGGTCGACGAAGTGTTGATGGATCACCCTGCGGTCTCCCAGGTCGTGACGTTCGGCATTCCGCACCCGAAGCTGGGCGAGGAAGTCGGCGCAGTCGTCGTGCTGCGCGAAGGCCAGAGCGCGACCGACAAGGAAATCCAGGCGTTTGCCGCGACGAAGCTCGCCGACTTCAAGGTGCCGCGCAAGATTCTGTTCATGGACGAAATTCCCAAGGGTGCAACCGGCAAGCTGCAACGTATCGGGCTGGCACAGAAGCTGGGTCTGGGTACCTGA
- a CDS encoding cell division protein ZapA — MSREPAQAETTEITILGREYRVQCREGDRDALNASVELVERRMRDLAETTRASGERLAVMCALNLAHEIFQMQATGGVDLVPLRRRINSMQSRIEEVLSSQEKLF; from the coding sequence ATGAGCCGCGAACCCGCGCAGGCGGAAACCACTGAAATCACGATCCTCGGACGCGAGTACCGGGTGCAATGCCGGGAAGGTGATCGCGACGCACTGAATGCCTCGGTCGAACTGGTCGAGCGCCGCATGCGTGATCTGGCGGAAACGACGCGCGCATCGGGAGAACGGCTTGCGGTGATGTGCGCGCTCAATCTTGCACACGAAATTTTTCAGATGCAGGCGACCGGCGGTGTTGATTTGGTGCCGCTGCGGCGTAGAATCAATTCCATGCAATCGCGTATCGAAGAGGTGCTTTCCAGTCAGGAAAAGCTGTTCTAG
- a CDS encoding histidine phosphatase family protein has product MFRLSDPLHLYLVRHPKPAVAPGLCYGVTDLDVAEDPVACADRLRPLLPADARTVSSPLQRARLLAHALDPAVETDERLRELDFGEWEMKPFSDIPSHGFDTWGNALIDFRAPAGELYADMAARVWTAFETHRHGTDALVLVGHNGPMRALTGTLLGLPPERWLNLEFDFGHLTHLTIGPLGAKLRAFNR; this is encoded by the coding sequence ATGTTCCGTTTGAGTGATCCGCTCCACCTCTATCTGGTGCGCCATCCGAAGCCCGCCGTGGCGCCGGGACTCTGTTACGGCGTGACGGACCTCGACGTCGCCGAAGATCCGGTGGCCTGTGCCGACCGTCTGCGCCCGCTTCTGCCGGCCGATGCGCGCACCGTCAGCAGCCCGCTGCAGCGCGCGCGATTGCTGGCACACGCCCTCGATCCGGCGGTCGAGACGGACGAGCGGTTGCGCGAACTCGACTTCGGAGAGTGGGAAATGAAGCCGTTCAGCGACATTCCGTCGCATGGCTTCGACACCTGGGGCAATGCGCTGATCGACTTCCGGGCGCCGGCCGGCGAGCTGTACGCCGACATGGCGGCACGCGTCTGGACCGCGTTCGAGACGCACCGGCACGGCACCGATGCGCTCGTGCTGGTCGGCCACAACGGGCCGATGCGCGCGCTGACCGGCACGCTGCTCGGGCTGCCACCCGAGCGCTGGCTGAATCTGGAATTCGACTTCGGCCACCTGACGCATCTGACGATCGGTCCGCTCGGCGCCAAACTGCGCGCATTCAACCGCTGA
- the msbA gene encoding lipid A export permease/ATP-binding protein MsbA produces MTSVQVSSRAIYVRLLGYVRPYWVAFAVALLCMALTAAAEPVFPAIMKSLLDGGFGGGDPDAVWFYPVLIVALFAARGIFGFIADYAFAWAANNVVLDLRRAMFGRLLALPTDFFDNHNSGALISKVAYDVQGVTQAATNVITVFVRDTLTVAGLLAWLLWLDWKLTLIVLGMLPLIAIVVRLSSRRIRESARGAQTAMGSIAHTLEETIEAHKVVKIFGGQDYEMGRFDAACRKQRRQNMRNIVAASLVSPMTQVLTAMALGIVIAVALHDSASNRTTVGSFMGFVTAMLMLLAPLKRLTDVNAPLQRGLAAAESVFQLIDEQAERDTGTVEIERARGRIDFDQLGFGYPGRDERVLQHIDLAIAPGETVALVGASGSGKTTLAHLLARFYTPGSGRILLDGHDIQNIRLSSLRANMALVSQDVVLFNDTVAANIAYGALRDTDRGDIEAAARAAYALDFIQAMPEGFDTLIGENGVKLSGGQRQRLAIARALLKDAPVLILDEATSALDTESERQVQAALEVLMKNRTTLVIAHRLSTIERADRIVVMDRGRIAEIGRHAELLAAGGMYANLYHSQLGGD; encoded by the coding sequence ATGACTTCAGTCCAGGTTTCCAGCCGCGCGATCTACGTGCGCCTGCTCGGTTATGTGCGCCCATACTGGGTGGCCTTTGCCGTCGCACTGCTCTGCATGGCGCTCACGGCGGCCGCCGAACCGGTGTTTCCGGCCATCATGAAATCGCTGCTCGACGGCGGCTTCGGCGGCGGTGATCCGGATGCCGTATGGTTCTATCCGGTGCTCATCGTCGCGCTGTTCGCCGCGCGCGGCATTTTCGGCTTCATCGCCGACTACGCTTTCGCCTGGGCCGCCAACAACGTCGTGCTCGATCTGCGTCGCGCCATGTTCGGACGCCTGCTCGCGCTGCCGACCGATTTCTTCGACAACCACAACTCCGGCGCGCTGATTTCCAAGGTCGCCTACGACGTGCAGGGCGTGACGCAGGCGGCGACCAATGTCATCACCGTGTTCGTGCGCGACACGCTGACCGTGGCCGGGCTGCTGGCCTGGCTGCTGTGGCTGGACTGGAAGCTCACGCTAATCGTGCTGGGCATGCTGCCGTTGATCGCCATCGTGGTGCGCCTCAGTTCGCGCCGCATCCGCGAATCGGCGCGCGGTGCGCAGACCGCCATGGGCAGCATCGCGCACACGCTGGAAGAAACAATCGAAGCGCACAAGGTGGTCAAGATATTCGGCGGCCAGGACTATGAGATGGGCCGTTTCGATGCCGCCTGTCGCAAGCAGCGGCGGCAGAACATGCGCAACATCGTCGCCGCATCGCTGGTGTCGCCGATGACCCAGGTGCTGACCGCGATGGCGCTGGGCATCGTCATCGCCGTGGCGCTACACGACTCGGCGAGCAATCGCACGACGGTCGGCAGCTTCATGGGCTTCGTCACCGCCATGCTGATGCTGCTGGCGCCGTTGAAGCGCCTGACCGACGTCAATGCGCCGCTGCAGCGCGGGCTGGCTGCGGCGGAAAGCGTGTTCCAGCTGATCGACGAACAGGCCGAGCGTGACACCGGGACGGTCGAGATCGAACGCGCGCGCGGCCGCATCGACTTCGACCAGCTCGGCTTCGGCTATCCGGGGCGCGACGAACGCGTGCTGCAGCACATCGATCTGGCCATCGCACCGGGCGAGACGGTCGCGCTGGTCGGCGCATCCGGCTCCGGCAAGACCACGCTGGCCCATCTGCTGGCGCGCTTCTACACGCCGGGCAGCGGGCGCATCCTGCTCGACGGTCACGACATCCAGAACATCCGGCTGTCCAGCCTGCGCGCGAACATGGCGCTCGTGAGCCAGGACGTGGTGCTGTTCAACGACACCGTGGCAGCGAACATCGCCTACGGTGCGCTGCGCGACACCGATCGCGGCGACATCGAAGCCGCCGCGCGCGCGGCCTACGCGCTCGACTTCATCCAGGCCATGCCGGAAGGCTTCGACACGCTGATCGGCGAGAATGGCGTCAAGCTGTCCGGCGGTCAGCGCCAGCGGCTGGCGATCGCGCGCGCGCTGCTGAAGGATGCTCCGGTACTCATCCTCGACGAAGCGACGTCGGCGCTCGACACCGAATCGGAGCGACAGGTGCAGGCGGCGCTCGAAGTGCTGATGAAGAATCGCACCACGCTGGTCATCGCGCACCGGTTGTCCACGATCGAGCGAGCCGACCGCATCGTCGTGATGGACCGCGGCCGCATCGCCGAGATCGGCCGACACGCAGAGCTGCTGGCGGCCGGCGGCATGTACGCCAACCTCTACCATTCGCAGCTCGGCGGCGACTGA
- a CDS encoding CIA30 family protein: MARKLFDFGKADTVNDWSPIDDGVMGGMSRSRLRPDPAGHAVFEGIVSLERNGGFASVRAQPGNISEPGATHYALVVFGDGKRYKLSLRCDDDFDGLSHQISFEPPAGQWATVHLPVAAFRATFRGRNVLGAPPLDPSRARQIGLMIADRQAGTFSLGIRAIRVE, encoded by the coding sequence ATGGCGCGCAAACTATTTGATTTTGGCAAGGCCGATACAGTCAATGACTGGTCGCCGATCGATGATGGCGTGATGGGCGGCATGTCGCGCAGCAGGCTGCGCCCCGACCCTGCCGGACACGCGGTGTTCGAAGGCATCGTGTCGCTGGAACGCAACGGCGGCTTCGCGTCGGTGCGCGCGCAGCCAGGCAATATCTCCGAACCGGGCGCGACCCACTATGCACTCGTGGTGTTCGGAGACGGCAAGCGCTACAAGCTCAGCCTGCGCTGCGACGACGATTTCGACGGCTTGAGTCACCAGATCAGCTTCGAACCGCCGGCCGGTCAGTGGGCCACCGTGCATCTGCCGGTGGCGGCGTTTCGCGCCACCTTCCGCGGCCGCAACGTGTTGGGTGCACCACCGCTCGATCCTTCACGCGCACGGCAGATCGGCCTGATGATCGCAGACCGTCAGGCGGGCACTTTCTCGCTCGGCATCCGCGCGATCCGGGTCGAGTGA